A region of the Arachis hypogaea cultivar Tifrunner chromosome 15, arahy.Tifrunner.gnm2.J5K5, whole genome shotgun sequence genome:
gatgttattttcgaaaattatgtgataaagataagaaaaatatttttgaaaaatatttttggaattttcgaaaataaccaatgttctgaaaaccggttcaAACTGGCCGGTCGGACCGGTCGAACCGTGAACCGATGGCTGTAGCGGTTCGGGCAATAGTAAAAACCGCAATATTTGAAAACCGAACTTGAACCGACGAACCGGCCGGTTACCGATCAGTCGAACCGAACCGGGACCCGGCCGGTTTTTTAACATTGCAGCAAAACGCCGCCGTTTTGTGCTGTTGAGGGAACCCTAATTCTGAGTTTTCTTTCTCCTTCGCAAGTTCGCAGCCTCCAGCCCTCCACTTCCTCGTTCCTCCAGCCTTCCAAGCAATAGAACACCACCCAGTCACCGCACTCACCGCACTCACCGCACTCACCACCCAGTTGTCAGCTCCAGACTCCAGGAGGCCCTCAACGCACTCACCGCCGTCGCACTCACGCCCTCAACTCCAGCCTTCAGCACGGTCACGCCCTCACCGCCGTCGCACTCACGCCCTCACCGCCGTCGCACTCACGCCCTCAGCCACTTCGCATGTCACCTCCGCCGAGCTCTGCCTCTGAGAAAGCAGTAGAGAAGCGTTGAAGCGTTGTCCTTCAAGCTCTGAGAGAAAGCAACAGATTTCCTCATTTTCAggtaatttttaattaggttatcAACATGATTTTGTGATGCCATCCGATTCTGATGAAAGTCATGAAACTGTGCTCTGATTAACTGAAGTCTGAGTCTCTACTCTCTAAAAACTGAAACTGTTATGAGTTCATTTTGTGATTTCATTGATTCTGATGAACTGAACTGATGAACTGAACTCTGGGTCTCTACTCTctgaaattgttttaaatttattttttgatttcatTGATTCTGATGAACTGTGCTCTGATGAACTGAACTCTGAGTAAACTGTTATGAATCTATTTTTTGATTTCATTGATTCTGATGAACTATGCTCTGATGAACTGAACTTTGAGTAAACtgttatgaatttattttttgatttcatTATTTCTGATGAACTGTGCTATGATGAACTGAACTCTGAGTCTCTACTCTCTGAAACTGTTATGAAATAATTTTGGGATTTCATTGATTCTGATGAACTGAACTCTGATGAACTGAATTCTGATTTTGTGAACAAAGAATTTTATTGAACCTGAGATGTTGTACTTGTTTGTATActctgattttggattttggatgttgtttgttcatttattgtgaaattgagagttgagattattgggttggattgCTGGTAATATTTAGGTATGGAAGAAAGTATCAACCAAGACCTACCTAGGAATAATAATGCTGAAAATAATTCTGCTTCGAATGAATGTTCTCCTCCTCCCGCGAGTAACGAAAATCAATCACAAACTTGTAGTGTTAGGGGGAAAAGTGATCCTGCTTGGAGATACATTGCTTTACAGAATATAAATGGAAAACCCCATTACCAATGCTTATTTTGTCTGAGTACTTTTGGGGGCGGGGGAATTAATAGAATGAAAAAGCATTTGGCGAAGATAGGTGGAGACATTAAGAAGTGTTCTAAGGTCCCGTATGATGTAGAAAAACAAATGGAAGGTTTATTGAAAGAGATTCAGAAAAGTAAAACTAGTAAAAGCAAAGTAAGTTTTAATGAAGAGGGTACCGATGAGTGTGAGGATGCAATTGATGAAGCAATAGCGCAAGAGGAACAACAAACTCCGAGTCAGTTACCAACTAAGGAGGTTGTTGGAGGTGATCCAAAAAAGAAATCAAAAACCATTATTCCTCCTATGTTTGCACCAAGAACAACTTCGGGCAGTCAACAAAGTCTGAAAAGCGTGTTTCATAACAAAGAGGCGCTTCATGAAGTTGATAAGCGAGTGGCTAGATGGCTTTTGGATTGTAGGATTCTTTTCAATGTGGTTATGTCACCTTTTTTTCAAGATATGTTGGATGGTGTAGCTGGCTATGGGCCTGGTTATATAGGTCCTTCTTATGACTCTTTAAGGGTTAACTTATTAGCCGATCTCAAAAGGGAGTGTCAAATGGTTGTTGATAGCTATAGGTCTGCTTGGAAAGAAATTGGATGTACTCTCATGGCTGATGGTTGGACAGATCAAAGGCAAAGAACGTTGattaattttttggtttattgTTCGAAAGGGTTGTGCTTTGTGAAATCTGTTGATGCCTCAAGTATAGTTAAAAATGCTTCTAGCTTGTGTGACTTGTTTTCAGAGGTGATTGAATGGATTGGACCTGATAATGTTGTTCATGTAGTAACCGATAATGCTGCGAATTATGTTGCTACTGGTAGGCTTATtagtaagaaatttgaaaatattcaCTGGTCACCTTGTGCTGCTCATTGCTTGAATCTTATTCTAAAAGATATAAGCAGCATGCCACATATTTCTAGCCTTGCAACACGTGCTTCAAAGATTACTGTGTTTGTATATAATCATCCGGTGTTCTTGTCCTGGCTAAGACAAAAAGATAATTGGAAGGAGATTGTTCGTCCAGGTCCAACTCGTTTTGCCACTGTCTTCCTCACATTGATGAGTATCTTTGAGCGCAAATCAGAATTACAACAATTGGTTGTTGATACACACTTTACCGGACACAAATTAGGAAGGAGTGCTAATGGTAGAGCTGTGAGTGCAATTATCCTAGACAATAAATTTTGGGATGATTGTTTTACTGTATGCCAAATTGTGAGTCCGTTGATTAAATTGCTGAGGTTTGTAGATGCTGATGATAAACCATCATTGGGAATTGTTTATGAAGGTATGCTGAGGTCAGAAAATGGAATCAAAGAAATGTTCAAGAATAGGAAGAGTGCATATCAACCTTACACAGAGATTATCAACTCAAGATGGGACaaacatttgaaaaaaaatcttcaCGCAGCAGCCTATTTCTTAAATCCTGAGTGCTTTTTTTCTGAAAATTATAGAGAGTCACCTGATGTCATGCGAGCTTTACTTGATCTTGTTACATTGCATTGCAAGGTTAATAATTTAGATTCAGTTGAGGCAATGAAAGAAATACACTTATATAGAGATCGAAAGGAAAGCTTTGATAGGCCTGAAGCTGTTCCAGCTGCAAAAAAACTTCAACCTGGTACTAATATCTGTTTGATAATAAGctttagttatttacttattttatgttttggtttccttaatttgataactaatacTTGAGATATGGGATTGTAATTTGTAGATGAATGGTGGAGGTTGTTTGGTAGTTCTGCTCCGTGTTTACAAAAAATTGAAGTTCGCATTCTTAGCCAAGCATCTGCTTCTTCAGGGTGTGAAAGGAATTGGAGTCTTTTTGATCAAATTCATACAACAAGAAGGAATAGATTGGAGCATGATAGGCTAAGTGATATTGtgtatgttacatataatttgcgTCTTAAATCCAGGTAATCTATATTTCATCCTTTCATTTCATATCATTAGATTTTGTATAGCTAATATACTAGGCTTATCATctattgtatttaatttgttaggaatgaaagaaaaaaaagaaagcaaaagtcgCAATATGATCCAATCGATATTGAAACTATTGATAAGGTTGATTTTTGGGTGACGGAAGAGGTTGTTGAAAAAGAGCCTGATCTTCCAAGTAATATTGAAGACTTGCTTCGTGAGTATTATAGTTTATTGATCAGACAATAAATTACAAtagcttttatctttaatttattgATAATGTGTTATATTTTCTTAGATGAGATTGATGCTGATTTAGatcaaggtggtggtggtggtagtactAGTACATTTTATGCTGCACCACTTGCTTTTTCTGGTCCAAGTAGTGGAAATGAAGGTGATGAAATCAATGAGGCAAATCTGTAGCAAATTATggaggattttgatgattgatgacaaacttgGATCATTTTGATGATGCTATCTtgggtttgattggttgtttgaggacttttgaactttgaatttgtatttgaatgagattataacatttggtttatgtagtacttttaatttgaatgatattttaaagtttagattagactataattatattttcatgtgtttatttacattttaattattattttattataaaacagtttttACAGTTCAACCACGGTCAAACcggttgaacctatgaaccagtgAACTAGTGcctagagcggttcgatgaccggttcggttttcagaaccttgaaaataactaaaaaatttgaaaaagatttgatttttgaaaaagattttgaaaaagataagattttcaaattgaaaatttgatttgactcataagaaacaacttgatttttaaaaatttttgaaaaagtcaactcaattttcgaatttgataagagaaaaagggaaagatattttttttattttttgaattttgaatgatgagagagaaaaacatgaaaatgatgcaatgcatgagatttttagatcaaaacaatgaatgcatgcaagaatgctatgaatgtcaagatgaacaccaagaacactatgaagatcatgatgaacatcaagaacacatttttgaaaaattttttatgcaaagaaagcatgcaagataccaaatttagaattctttaatgcttagacataaagaattcaggaatgcatatgaaaaataagaaaagacacaaaacatgcaaatgcaaagatcaaacaagaagacttaccaagaacaacttgaagatcatgaagaacactatgaatgcatgattttttcgaaaaatgcaagatgaacatgcaattgacaccaaacttataacatgactcaagactcaaacaagaaacacaaaaaaatttttcgatttttatgattttttaatttttttgtattttcttttaatttttccgaaaatcatttttaaaaaaaaaagagaaataaggattccaaaatttttaatatgaattccaggaatcttatgctctttagtctaaagctccaatcaaagggtcaggcatggcttaatagccagccaagctttagtatgtatccagacatgacacgcctaacatgccctacagtcagctacgcttcaacatgcttcatgaaacactagaattcattcttaaaaattctgaagaaaaatatattttttttgaaaacatttttatttaaaattttttttttttgaaaacaaaggagaaatttttgaaaaatttttttgaaaaataaatttttttatgaaaag
Encoded here:
- the LOC112748731 gene encoding uncharacterized protein, whose amino-acid sequence is MEESINQDLPRNNNAENNSASNECSPPPASNENQSQTCSVRGKSDPAWRYIALQNINGKPHYQCLFCLSTFGGGGINRMKKHLAKIGGDIKKCSKVPYDVEKQMEGLLKEIQKSKTSKSKVSFNEEGTDECEDAIDEAIAQEEQQTPSQLPTKEVVGGDPKKKSKTIIPPMFAPRTTSGSQQSLKSVFHNKEALHEVDKRVARWLLDCRILFNVVMSPFFQDMLDGVAGYGPGYIGPSYDSLRVNLLADLKRECQMVVDSYRSAWKEIGCTLMADGWTDQRQRTLINFLVYCSKGLCFVKSVDASSIVKNASSLCDLFSEVIEWIGPDNVVHVVTDNAANYVATGRLISKKFENIHWSPCAAHCLNLILKDISSMPHISSLATRASKITVFVYNHPVFLSWLRQKDNWKEIVRPGPTRFATVFLTLMSIFERKSELQQLVVDTHFTGHKLGRSANGRAVSAIILDNKFWDDCFTVCQIVSPLIKLLRFVDADDKPSLGIVYEGMLRSENGIKEMFKNRKSAYQPYTEIINSRWDKHLKKNLHAAAYFLNPECFFSENYRESPDVMRALLDLVTLHCKVNNLDSVEAMKEIHLYRDRKESFDRPEAVPAAKKLQPDEWWRLFGSSAPCLQKIEVRILSQASASSGCERNWSLFDQIHTTRRNRLEHDRLSDIVYVTYNLRLKSR